In Quercus lobata isolate SW786 chromosome 12, ValleyOak3.0 Primary Assembly, whole genome shotgun sequence, a genomic segment contains:
- the LOC115970154 gene encoding cytosolic sulfotransferase 6-like, translating into MKVFGTLSSIYQEYCWLKNISSHNPTRDPKDVFASLWTFQSKMTTRVGLPINENIEDTLEFFCEGKTTAGPFWDHVLGYWRASLESPEKILFIKFEDLKNETEYWIKKLAQFIGYPFSLEEEDKGMAQKIKNLCDFENMSNLEVNKNGVMTLAFGIKKDEVNTYEVKNSTFFRKCEVGDWKNHLTQAMAMRLNQITEEKLSSYGLTWNV; encoded by the exons ATGAAGGTTTTTGGTACCCTTTCTTCCATATACCAGGAGTATTGTTGGCTTAAGAACATTTCAAGCCACAACCCAACCAG GGATCCAAAGGATGTATTTGCATCTTTATGGACCTTTCAAAGCAAGATGACTACTCGGGTGGGACTCCCAATCAATGAAAATATTGAGGATACACTTGAGTTCTTCTGTGAAGGAAAAACTACTGCTGGACCATTTTGGGATCATGTATTAGGCTACTGGAGAGCAAGTTTGGAATCACCAGAGAAAATATTGTTTATAaagtttgaagatttgaagaatGAAACCGAATATTGGATAAAGAAATTGGCTCAGTTTATAGGTTACCCTTTCTCCTTGGAGGAAGAAGATAAAGGTATGGcgcaaaagattaaaaatttatgtgattttgAAAACATGTCCAATTTAGAGGTCAATAAAAATGGAGTGATGACACTGGCATTTGGAATCAAGAAAGATGAAGTCAACACGTATGAGGTAAAAAATAGTACATTTTTTAGGAAATGTGAGGTTGGAGATTGGAAAAATCATCTTACACAAGCAATGGCAATGCGACTTAATCAAATAACTGAGGAAAAGCTAAGTAGTTATGGCTTGACATGGAATGTTTGA
- the LOC115972624 gene encoding allene oxide synthase 3-like, whose protein sequence is MSSKSSSSPSKLQSSSSDDSPPTDLPLKPIPGNYGKPFFGPIKDRLDYFYHQGKDTFFQTRIQEHQSTVIRTNMPPGPFISSNSNVIALLDAISFPILFDTSKVQKLNFFVGTYMPSTALTGGYRVCAYLDPSEPKHALLKRLIFSILASLHDKFIPLFRNCLSELFVNLEDQFSDKGKVYFNTISDKMSFDFVFRLFCDQNPLDIRLGSKGSTMSDKWLFFQLAPLITLGLPKLLNFFEDVLLHTFPLPAFLVKSDYNKLYNAFYGSMASILDEAEQSGIKRNEACHNLVFMVGFNTYGGLKTLLPALIRWVGLAGEKLHRELCDEIRTIVRAKGGVTFSALEKMTLTKLVVYEELRIEPPVVFQYAKAKEDLVVHSHDAAFEIKKGEMIFGYQPFATKDPKVFEDPEEFVGHRFVGEGEKLLKYVYWSNGREIDDPTVENKQCSAKDLVVLLSRVMLVELFIRYDTFTIEVGTSLVGSSATFTSLTKVTSI, encoded by the exons ATGTCTTCAAAGTCTTCCTCATCTCCTTCCAAACTCCAATCCTCTTCCAGTGATGACTCTCCCCCAACAGACCTCCCTTTAAAGCCAATCCCAGGCAACTATGGCAAACCCTTTTTTGGTCCCATCAAAGACCGCCTTGACTACTTTTACCACCAAGGAAAAGACACCTTCTTCCAAACCCGAATTCAAGAACACCAATCCACTGTCATCCGAACCAACATGCCTCCAGGACCATTCATATCCTCCAACTCTAATGTCATTGCTCTCCTTGATGCTATCAGCTTTCCCATCCTCTTTGACACTTCCAAAGTCCAAAAACTAAACTTTTTTGTCGGCACTTACATGCCTTCCACAGCTCTCACCGGTGGTTACCGTGTTTGTGCTTATCTTGACCCTTCTGAACCCAAACATGCCCTTCTCAAGCGCTTGATTTTCTCTATTCTCGCTTCTCTTCACGATAAATTCATCCCACTTTTCAGAAACTGCTTGTCTGAACTTTTCGTCAACCTTGAAGACCAATTCTCTGACAAAGGCAAAGTATACTTCAACACCATTAGTGACAAAATGTCTTTCGACTTTGTGTTTAGGCTCTTTTGTGATCAAAACCCTTTAGATATACGCCTTGGATCAAAGGGTTCGACAATGTCCGATAAATGGTTGTTTTTTCAACTTGCACCATTGATAACACTAGGGTTACCAAAGTTGTTGAACTTTTTCGAAGATGTACTACTCCATACATTCCCATTACCAGCTTTTCTTGTTAAATCCGACTATAATAAGCTTTATAATGCTTTTTATGGGTCCATGGCTTCGATTTTGGACGAAGCTGAGCAAAGTGGAATTAAAAGAAATGAAGCTTGTCATAATTTAGTGTTCATGGTTGGTTTCAACACCTATGGTGGATTGAAAACTTTGCTTCCTgcttt GATTAga TGGGTTGGCTTAGCAGGAGAGAAGTTACACCGTGAGTTGTGTGATGAGATCAGGACCATTGTTAGAGCTAAAGGTGGGGTCACGTTCTCTGCATTGGAGAAGATGACTTTAACTAAGTTAGTGGTTTATGAAGAACTTAGGATTGAGCCTCCAGTTGTGTTTCAGTACGCTAAGGCAAAGGAGGATTTGGTGGTCCACAGCCATGATGCGGCTTTTGAGATCAAGAAGGGGGAAATGATCTTTGGTTATCAACCGTTCGCTACTAAAGATCCAAAGGTTTTTGAGGATCCTGAGGAGTTTGTAGGCCATAGGTTTGTGGGTGAGGGAGAGAAGCTTTTGAAATATGTTTATTGGTCTAATGGAAGGGAGATTGATGATCCTACGGTGGAGAATAAGCAGTGTTCGGCGAAGGATTTGGTGGTGTTGTTGTCTAGGGTAATGTTGGTGGAGCTTTTCATCCGTTATGACACGTTTACGATTGAGGTTGGGACGTCGTTGGTGGGTTCATCAGCCACGTTCACTTCATTGACCAAAGTCACGAGCATTTGA